One window from the genome of Streptomyces sp. NBC_00287 encodes:
- a CDS encoding MrcB family domain-containing protein — MELGYFLHQVGTTFGVGSDASTSSDAARLLRAAPAEIGRFVPAGYLVEGSPGRGNAAVCPWVSFFDPDETTTATRGMYLVYLLAEDRQTFALSLNQGVTEITKALGAREARQKLAAQAKAIREALPVEARAGLDATINLGGQPGLPRSYEAGNILATTYEVAALPDEQTLRADLSRMIGLYQDALAVREEVRQTTRDTIVTVVEQPPAQSRELPLHFAPKSDEEYVQVVTARRLRKSRSHETLVQQYGTYLRGQGVEVGTNVHPRDLVIIRDGIHWLAEAKFIRRGNATGAVREALGQLATYAFCLYPEDAQPHKMALFSEAVGDVYVRLLEHHGIAAVWRTDEGWAGSPSALAAGLA, encoded by the coding sequence ATGGAGCTCGGCTACTTCCTTCACCAGGTCGGCACCACCTTCGGGGTGGGCTCGGACGCCAGCACAAGCAGCGACGCTGCGCGACTGCTGCGCGCAGCACCAGCGGAGATCGGCCGCTTCGTGCCAGCGGGCTACCTCGTCGAGGGAAGCCCGGGGCGAGGCAACGCAGCAGTCTGCCCCTGGGTGTCCTTCTTTGACCCCGATGAGACGACAACGGCCACGCGAGGCATGTACCTCGTCTACCTCCTCGCCGAGGACAGGCAGACGTTCGCGCTGAGCCTCAACCAGGGTGTCACGGAGATCACTAAGGCCTTGGGTGCCCGCGAGGCCCGCCAAAAGCTAGCCGCACAAGCTAAAGCCATCAGGGAAGCCCTGCCAGTCGAGGCAAGGGCTGGTTTGGATGCCACAATCAACCTCGGTGGCCAGCCGGGGTTGCCGCGCTCGTACGAGGCCGGCAACATTCTGGCCACCACCTACGAAGTCGCCGCGTTGCCTGACGAACAGACGTTGCGTGCCGACCTCAGCCGCATGATCGGTCTGTACCAGGACGCCCTGGCAGTCCGTGAAGAGGTACGTCAGACTACCCGCGACACCATCGTTACGGTGGTCGAGCAGCCTCCCGCGCAGTCCCGGGAGCTCCCTCTGCACTTCGCGCCCAAGAGCGATGAAGAGTACGTCCAGGTAGTGACAGCACGACGGCTGCGCAAAAGCCGCAGCCACGAGACTCTCGTGCAGCAGTACGGTACGTACCTCCGAGGGCAAGGCGTCGAGGTAGGCACCAACGTGCATCCGCGGGACCTGGTCATTATCAGGGATGGAATCCACTGGCTCGCTGAAGCCAAGTTCATCCGCCGCGGGAACGCAACGGGAGCCGTACGGGAGGCACTAGGGCAGCTCGCTACCTACGCCTTCTGCCTGTACCCAGAGGACGCGCAGCCGCACAAGATGGCCTTGTTCTCAGAAGCCGTTGGTGACGTGTACGTTCGGCTCCTTGAGCACCACGGCATCGCAGCAGTGTGGCGGACAGACGAAGGATGGGCCGGGTCCCCGTCCGCCCTGGCCGCAGGCCTCGCCTGA
- a CDS encoding DUF2637 domain-containing protein: MNLHRKGRAALVLALVVVVGMAFRVSWNALRDIAGAVGADETAAMLYPFVVDGLMALALIATLVLTDDARKFALRVLGTYTLASLVLNYVHGLVPELHSDGGARVDWTRLADWDPANWALVLLATSLPVGSIYFGSDLVAKVLHHRPTPIPTAITNAEESTENVIKRSTADLPESTHAPITATLARVPDQGPVGHLKPSPILKPIPQGAPASLVPIERRAVPAASTRSRRATGRLPDAVKSPRPKRTPDQLLTEARTATAEWPDAKVTAEGIRRAVRTSPANARMLRDTLLAERGAGPAEAVA; encoded by the coding sequence ATGAACCTTCACCGCAAGGGACGCGCCGCCCTGGTCCTCGCGCTGGTCGTCGTGGTCGGCATGGCGTTCCGGGTGTCTTGGAACGCCCTGCGGGACATCGCCGGCGCAGTCGGCGCCGACGAGACCGCCGCGATGCTGTATCCGTTCGTTGTCGACGGCCTGATGGCCCTGGCCCTGATCGCCACCCTGGTGCTCACCGACGACGCGCGGAAGTTCGCGCTGCGGGTGCTGGGCACCTACACGCTCGCTTCGCTGGTCCTCAACTACGTGCACGGTCTCGTGCCGGAGCTCCACAGCGACGGAGGCGCCCGGGTCGACTGGACGCGGCTGGCCGACTGGGACCCGGCGAACTGGGCCCTGGTCCTGCTCGCCACATCGCTTCCGGTCGGGTCGATCTACTTCGGTTCCGATCTGGTCGCCAAGGTGCTGCACCACCGGCCCACCCCGATCCCGACCGCAATCACGAACGCGGAGGAATCTACCGAGAACGTCATTAAACGGTCTACGGCTGACCTCCCCGAATCGACCCACGCGCCGATCACAGCGACGCTCGCACGGGTGCCCGATCAGGGCCCGGTCGGGCACCTGAAGCCCTCCCCGATCCTCAAGCCGATCCCGCAGGGCGCCCCCGCCTCGCTGGTCCCGATCGAGCGGCGCGCGGTGCCTGCCGCGTCGACTCGCTCCCGTCGGGCGACCGGCCGACTCCCTGACGCGGTGAAGTCGCCCCGCCCCAAGCGCACCCCGGATCAGTTGCTCACCGAGGCGCGTACGGCGACGGCTGAGTGGCCGGACGCGAAGGTGACGGCCGAGGGCATCCGCCGGGCGGTGCGCACGTCGCCGGCGAACGCCCGGATGCTGCGCGACACCCTGCTCGCCGAACGCGGCGCCGGGCCCGCTGAGGCGGTCGCCTGA
- a CDS encoding RRQRL motif-containing zinc-binding protein — MSGVYGRCFDPTGARHGIPTYPWKLAPDGLATRRQLRAQGLRPGGQPVAAQAMRINRRTGTPRVAYLYRVDLALPVRPMTSRKWGALALAMHARCTCPVCGMTYSYCLPTSLGCCVLCAYPDTPATAA; from the coding sequence ATGTCCGGCGTCTACGGCCGCTGCTTCGACCCCACCGGGGCCCGCCACGGCATACCCACCTACCCGTGGAAGCTGGCCCCGGACGGGTTGGCCACGCGCCGCCAGTTACGCGCTCAAGGTCTGCGCCCGGGTGGTCAGCCGGTCGCGGCGCAGGCCATGCGCATCAACCGCCGGACCGGCACACCGCGGGTGGCCTACCTGTACCGCGTAGACCTGGCGCTGCCCGTGCGGCCGATGACCTCGCGCAAGTGGGGCGCCCTCGCGCTCGCGATGCATGCCCGCTGCACCTGCCCGGTCTGCGGCATGACCTACAGCTACTGCCTGCCGACCTCGCTCGGCTGCTGCGTGCTGTGCGCCTACCCCGACACCCCCGCCACCGCCGCGTGA
- a CDS encoding DUF6284 family protein: protein MNHIVNVQDAVTAFADFMEPTDAELDAIEREMPVILADVDLLDAHIATFDRTPTELDARRIRRARRRALAARVALINRTNESLPGGAA from the coding sequence ATGAACCACATCGTCAATGTTCAGGACGCTGTTACCGCGTTCGCCGACTTCATGGAGCCGACGGATGCGGAGCTGGACGCGATCGAGCGGGAGATGCCCGTGATCCTGGCGGACGTCGACCTGTTGGACGCGCATATCGCCACATTCGACCGCACGCCGACGGAGCTGGACGCGCGCCGCATCCGCCGGGCCCGCCGGCGGGCGCTCGCTGCACGTGTCGCGCTGATCAACCGCACGAACGAGAGCCTGCCGGGCGGTGCCGCGTGA
- a CDS encoding FtsK/SpoIIIE domain-containing protein, producing the protein MTENVVPLHKTPKDQAATDATVTTLTVVSDTQAAPVIPLWVRSGRAVKRLVTDDRTTTTARAVARHTLYVVGGTRVVSRRVWDSRTSARYERYMRAAEAAGNLELAAEWEERGQRFRDARHRRRMDLLTSPIDAAKGAAAGVGIGVGGLLALGIALAVATEDATDVVTPLMAVIKLIALLITIVQVIWPYAITIGPLLALLGLWAVGSKQQAAPAWAMPATVRNSEGEPITPSIVVKALRDLGVPALRNAIKDMGDAGASMLGPIRIAGCGVEVDVALPSGVATNEVQNRRRKLAENLTRHEHEVFINIPQAARTVRLWIADSGALDEPIGPSPLVTDDTISADYAKGKAPWGQDLRGDAAELSVYQRHLLITGRSNQGKTASLRSLALWLALDRSVQFWIADLKGVGDWSMFDGIADVLIEGPSDDHVIQATDMVEAAVEEMNRRIEARHTDPSAVFPPLIVTVDEAQVAFMCPVKGEDGRPYGGAKAVSRYFMAVRKIHNQGRAVDVLMWQGTQDPTDQNLPKLVREGAHTRASLVLGTEQQSRMALGDKAVDDGAAPHLLRQGLDKGTLVVASDGIKMPAGQSSITVRTHFIGDEPAAEIAARAKLLRAGVTTLRVVDQAEERDHLADVAAVIGDTPRLRTDEVLKRLHALDTAVYREWNNGRLKRLLEEHGEEPKKSHGVMVVRRDDVARALANRDADGSASASQ; encoded by the coding sequence ATGACCGAGAACGTCGTTCCCCTGCACAAGACTCCCAAGGACCAGGCAGCCACGGACGCGACGGTCACCACCCTGACCGTCGTCTCGGACACGCAGGCCGCGCCTGTCATTCCGCTGTGGGTGCGCTCCGGCCGGGCCGTGAAGCGGCTGGTCACCGACGACCGCACCACCACCACCGCCCGCGCAGTTGCCCGCCACACGCTCTACGTCGTCGGCGGCACCCGGGTCGTCAGCCGCCGCGTGTGGGACAGCCGGACCTCCGCCCGCTACGAGCGCTACATGCGCGCCGCCGAAGCGGCGGGAAACCTGGAACTCGCGGCCGAGTGGGAGGAGCGCGGGCAGCGGTTCCGCGACGCCCGCCACCGGCGGCGCATGGACCTGCTCACCTCGCCCATCGACGCGGCCAAGGGCGCCGCGGCCGGCGTCGGCATCGGCGTCGGCGGGCTGCTCGCCCTCGGGATCGCGCTCGCCGTGGCGACGGAGGACGCCACCGACGTCGTCACCCCGTTGATGGCGGTCATCAAGCTGATCGCCCTGCTTATCACCATCGTCCAAGTCATCTGGCCCTACGCCATCACCATCGGCCCCCTGCTCGCCCTGCTCGGGCTGTGGGCGGTTGGCAGCAAGCAGCAGGCCGCCCCCGCGTGGGCGATGCCCGCCACCGTCCGCAACAGCGAGGGTGAGCCGATCACCCCGTCCATCGTGGTCAAGGCCCTGCGCGACCTCGGAGTGCCGGCGCTGCGCAATGCCATCAAGGACATGGGTGATGCCGGCGCGTCCATGCTCGGGCCGATCCGGATCGCCGGATGCGGCGTCGAGGTCGACGTCGCCCTCCCTTCGGGGGTGGCGACGAACGAGGTGCAGAACCGGCGCCGCAAGCTCGCGGAGAACCTCACCCGGCACGAACACGAGGTGTTCATCAACATCCCGCAGGCCGCCCGTACAGTCCGGCTGTGGATCGCCGACTCGGGCGCGCTGGACGAGCCGATCGGCCCGTCGCCGCTGGTCACCGACGACACGATCAGCGCCGACTACGCCAAGGGCAAGGCCCCCTGGGGTCAGGACCTGCGCGGGGACGCGGCGGAACTGAGTGTCTATCAGCGCCACCTGCTCATCACCGGCCGCTCCAACCAGGGCAAGACAGCGTCCCTGCGCTCGCTGGCGCTGTGGCTTGCGCTGGACCGCTCCGTGCAGTTCTGGATCGCCGACCTCAAGGGCGTGGGCGACTGGAGCATGTTCGACGGGATCGCCGACGTGCTGATCGAGGGCCCCTCCGATGACCACGTCATCCAGGCCACCGACATGGTCGAGGCCGCGGTCGAGGAGATGAACCGGCGGATCGAGGCACGCCACACCGACCCGAGCGCCGTGTTCCCGCCGCTCATCGTCACCGTGGACGAGGCGCAGGTCGCGTTCATGTGCCCGGTCAAGGGCGAGGACGGCCGCCCCTACGGCGGCGCCAAGGCCGTCTCCCGCTACTTCATGGCAGTGCGCAAGATTCACAACCAGGGCCGTGCGGTCGACGTGCTGATGTGGCAGGGCACGCAGGACCCCACCGACCAGAACCTTCCCAAGCTGGTCCGCGAGGGAGCCCACACCCGCGCTTCCCTCGTGCTCGGGACCGAGCAGCAGTCCCGGATGGCGCTCGGGGACAAGGCCGTTGACGACGGGGCCGCGCCGCACCTGCTGCGTCAGGGCCTGGACAAGGGCACCCTCGTGGTCGCCTCCGACGGCATCAAGATGCCGGCGGGCCAGTCCTCCATCACGGTCCGCACCCACTTCATCGGCGACGAGCCGGCCGCTGAGATCGCCGCTCGTGCCAAGCTGCTGCGTGCCGGCGTCACCACCCTGCGCGTCGTCGACCAGGCCGAGGAGCGCGATCACCTCGCCGACGTCGCGGCCGTGATCGGTGACACGCCGCGGCTGCGCACCGATGAGGTCCTCAAGCGG
- a CDS encoding PIN domain-containing protein, with translation MTRQQSGSFTSGYEEFWRKTKGEIHSAVATNSIILDSNSIHSLYRMNRESREEYLTVLEELSPRIFIPRHVADEFHKNRLSSVDTHINGMKAKSKTVKEKAEELRSAIRDFARLRSLASGRESEYLAPFNAAIAQITDEITKEVTGFDLNTGRLASDDPILQRLATIFNGRVGDGFDPEELKQVTAEALERAAAEIPPGYKDVQERGDKGVGDYVIWREMINYASSNRLPILFVSNDVKPDWVRIQCGLTIGSRPELVREMREKAGVNFLQIPLPQFLAAASAVLQVSVSQDTIDQASERMPEGINRLVHDYERARTDLSEVDALLSVAKEHREAAMALRARAQHTLAEVLNTEVTGEASSAHVQALLAQTQTELADASMRADSVNTEFQELRAERKRILNKLSHLSRKLRSAGIREPFRG, from the coding sequence GTGACTCGCCAGCAATCAGGATCATTTACCTCCGGATACGAAGAGTTCTGGAGGAAAACGAAAGGCGAAATTCACAGCGCCGTCGCAACCAATTCAATCATCCTGGATTCCAATTCAATCCACAGCCTGTACAGAATGAACAGAGAATCCAGAGAGGAGTACCTCACAGTCCTAGAAGAACTCTCGCCTCGCATTTTCATTCCAAGGCACGTGGCGGACGAGTTTCACAAGAATAGGCTGTCCAGCGTCGACACCCACATCAACGGCATGAAGGCAAAATCGAAGACGGTAAAGGAGAAGGCGGAGGAACTCCGCTCCGCGATCCGTGATTTTGCCCGCCTTCGCTCACTTGCTTCAGGGCGAGAGTCCGAGTATCTGGCGCCCTTTAATGCGGCCATCGCTCAGATCACCGATGAGATCACAAAAGAGGTCACCGGATTTGACCTCAACACAGGACGTTTGGCTTCGGATGACCCCATCCTTCAGCGTCTCGCTACCATCTTCAATGGGCGAGTAGGAGACGGCTTCGACCCCGAAGAGCTGAAACAGGTCACAGCAGAGGCACTGGAGCGAGCTGCGGCAGAAATCCCACCCGGATACAAGGACGTCCAAGAGAGGGGAGATAAGGGGGTCGGGGATTACGTGATCTGGCGAGAGATGATTAATTACGCCAGCTCCAATCGCCTCCCCATACTTTTTGTCTCCAACGACGTCAAGCCTGATTGGGTTAGGATCCAATGTGGCCTCACCATTGGATCGAGGCCCGAACTCGTACGGGAGATGAGAGAGAAGGCCGGGGTTAATTTTCTACAGATTCCGCTTCCTCAATTTCTTGCGGCAGCCTCGGCCGTTCTTCAAGTCTCAGTTAGTCAAGACACTATTGATCAGGCGAGCGAGCGGATGCCGGAAGGGATCAATAGGCTGGTGCACGACTATGAGCGAGCGAGAACCGACCTTTCGGAGGTGGACGCGCTCCTAAGCGTCGCAAAGGAGCACAGAGAAGCCGCTATGGCTCTACGAGCCCGTGCGCAGCACACCCTCGCCGAGGTGTTGAATACGGAAGTCACCGGAGAGGCATCAAGCGCCCACGTACAAGCCTTGCTCGCTCAGACGCAGACCGAACTGGCCGACGCTAGCATGCGAGCTGATTCGGTGAACACTGAGTTTCAGGAATTGAGAGCGGAACGCAAAAGGATTCTCAATAAACTCAGCCACCTCAGCAGAAAACTCAGGTCGGCAGGGATAAGGGAACCGTTTCGCGGTTGA
- a CDS encoding NUDIX domain-containing protein, which translates to MGPKTTKVYETLRQRLADGVYGGPGDKIPSERTLTEELGIGRTALRQVLARLVAEGALEVRGRSSYRVPGAVSVKAPDGLEPWRIHGERDLYDNQWVKLQLWDVEPPGVKRFEHHVVRLHRVAVTAVLDDQDRVLMMWRYRFVPQQFGWELPGGIVDSGEEPVDTALREVLEETGWRPKALEHVVSYQPMVGMVDSPHEIFVGHGAERVGEPTDLEEAGHIEWVPLADIPGLMARGELMGSGTLIALLHILANRRAQGITAAR; encoded by the coding sequence ATGGGACCGAAGACAACCAAGGTCTATGAGACGCTGCGCCAGCGGCTTGCCGACGGTGTGTACGGCGGCCCCGGTGACAAGATCCCCTCTGAACGCACGCTGACCGAGGAACTGGGCATCGGCCGGACGGCACTCCGGCAGGTGCTTGCCCGTCTCGTGGCCGAGGGCGCCCTGGAGGTTCGGGGGCGCAGTTCATACCGGGTGCCGGGCGCCGTGAGCGTGAAGGCGCCGGACGGGCTGGAGCCGTGGCGCATCCATGGCGAGCGCGACCTTTACGACAACCAATGGGTGAAGCTTCAGCTCTGGGACGTCGAGCCGCCCGGCGTGAAGCGGTTCGAGCACCACGTGGTCAGGCTTCACCGCGTCGCTGTCACCGCCGTTCTGGACGACCAGGACCGCGTGCTCATGATGTGGCGCTACCGCTTCGTGCCCCAACAGTTTGGTTGGGAGCTCCCGGGCGGCATCGTGGACTCTGGCGAGGAGCCAGTGGACACCGCCCTGCGGGAAGTACTCGAAGAGACCGGATGGCGCCCGAAGGCGCTGGAACACGTCGTGAGCTATCAGCCCATGGTCGGCATGGTCGACTCACCTCACGAGATCTTCGTCGGCCACGGGGCAGAGAGAGTCGGTGAACCGACCGACCTGGAGGAAGCCGGCCACATCGAGTGGGTTCCCCTCGCGGACATTCCGGGGCTCATGGCCCGCGGTGAGCTGATGGGATCCGGCACCCTGATTGCCTTGCTGCACATCCTGGCCAACCGGCGCGCGCAGGGAATCACAGCCGCGCGCTAA
- the ppdK gene encoding pyruvate, phosphate dikinase: MGPVSENKKFVYDFTEGNKELKDLLGGKGANLAEMTNLGLPVPPGFTITTEACKVYLDSGEEPAALRDEVSAHLDTLETTMGKKLGQADNPLLVSVRSGAKFSMPGMMDTVLNIGLSDKSVQGLAKQAGDDRFAWDSYRRLIQMFGKTVLGVDGELFEDALDAAKTAKKVTVDTELEAADLKKLVTRFKKIVKTEAGRDFPQDPREQMDLAIEAVFNSWNTDRAKLYRRQERIPGDLGTAVNICSMVFGNLGPDSGTGVAFTRDPASGHQGVYGDYLQNAQGEDVVAGIRNTVPLAELETIDKKSYDQLMQIMETLENHYKDLCDIEFTIERGQLWMLQTRVGKRTAGAAFRIATQLVDQGLIDETEALQRVNGAQLAQLMFPKFDEEAKTEQVGRGIAASPGAAVGKAVFDSYTAVKWSRSGEKVILVRRETNPDDLDGMIAAEGILTSRGGKTSHAAVVARGMGKTCVCGAEELEVDTKRRRMTVPGGHVVEEGDLISIDGSSGKVYLGEVPVVPSPVVEYFEGRMHAGADDADELVEAVHRIMAFADRKRRLRVRANADNAEDALRARRFGAQGIGLCRTEHMFLGDRRELVERLILADTEAEREDSLKELLPLQKKDFVELFEAMDGLPVTVRLLDPPLHEFLPDITELSVRVALAESRQEPHENELRLLQAVHRLHEQNPMLGLRGVRLGLVIPGLFTMQVRAIAEAAAERKNAKGDPRAEIMIPLVGTVQELEIVREEADQVVAEVEAATGTSLKLAIGTMIELPRAALTAGQIAEAAEFFSFGTNDLTQTVWGFSRDDVEASFFTAYLEKGIFGVSPFETIDKDGVGSLVKSAAEAGRATRPDLKLGVCGEHGGDPESVHFFHEVGLDYVSCSPFRIPVARLEAGRAATQSEGSDHR; the protein is encoded by the coding sequence TTGGGACCCGTGTCGGAAAACAAAAAGTTCGTTTACGACTTCACCGAGGGCAACAAGGAGCTCAAGGACCTTCTGGGCGGTAAAGGTGCAAACCTCGCCGAGATGACCAACCTGGGTCTTCCTGTCCCGCCCGGCTTCACGATCACCACTGAGGCCTGCAAGGTCTACCTCGACAGTGGCGAGGAGCCGGCGGCACTGCGTGACGAGGTGAGTGCGCACCTCGACACCCTTGAGACCACGATGGGCAAGAAGCTCGGCCAGGCCGACAACCCCCTCCTTGTCTCGGTCCGCTCCGGTGCCAAGTTCTCCATGCCCGGCATGATGGACACGGTCCTGAACATCGGCCTCTCCGACAAGTCGGTGCAGGGCCTCGCCAAGCAGGCCGGCGACGACCGCTTCGCCTGGGACTCCTACCGGCGCCTGATCCAGATGTTCGGCAAGACCGTCCTCGGCGTCGACGGCGAGCTCTTCGAGGACGCGCTGGACGCGGCGAAGACGGCCAAGAAGGTCACCGTCGACACCGAGCTGGAGGCGGCCGACCTCAAGAAGCTCGTCACCAGGTTCAAGAAGATCGTCAAGACCGAGGCCGGCCGGGACTTCCCGCAGGACCCCCGCGAGCAGATGGACCTCGCCATCGAGGCGGTCTTCAACTCCTGGAACACCGACCGCGCCAAGCTCTACCGGCGCCAGGAGCGGATCCCCGGCGATCTGGGTACGGCCGTCAACATCTGCTCGATGGTGTTCGGCAACCTCGGCCCGGACTCCGGTACCGGTGTGGCGTTCACGCGTGACCCCGCCTCCGGCCACCAGGGCGTGTACGGCGACTACCTGCAGAACGCGCAGGGCGAGGACGTGGTGGCGGGTATCCGCAACACCGTCCCGCTGGCGGAGCTGGAGACGATCGACAAGAAGTCGTACGACCAGCTGATGCAGATCATGGAGACCCTGGAGAACCACTACAAGGATCTCTGCGACATCGAGTTCACCATCGAGCGGGGCCAGCTCTGGATGCTCCAGACGCGCGTCGGCAAGCGCACGGCGGGCGCGGCCTTCCGCATCGCCACGCAGCTGGTGGACCAGGGTCTGATCGACGAGACCGAGGCGCTTCAGCGCGTCAACGGCGCCCAGCTCGCGCAGCTGATGTTCCCGAAGTTCGACGAGGAAGCGAAGACCGAGCAGGTCGGCCGGGGCATCGCGGCTTCGCCGGGTGCGGCGGTCGGCAAGGCGGTCTTCGACTCGTACACCGCGGTGAAGTGGTCGCGTTCGGGCGAGAAGGTCATCCTGGTCCGCCGGGAGACCAACCCCGACGACCTGGACGGCATGATCGCGGCCGAGGGCATCCTGACCTCGCGCGGCGGCAAGACCTCCCACGCGGCCGTGGTCGCGCGCGGCATGGGCAAGACCTGTGTCTGCGGCGCCGAGGAGCTCGAGGTCGACACCAAGCGCCGCCGGATGACCGTCCCGGGCGGTCATGTGGTGGAGGAGGGCGACCTGATCTCGATCGACGGGTCGTCGGGCAAGGTCTACCTCGGCGAGGTACCGGTCGTCCCGTCCCCCGTCGTGGAGTACTTCGAGGGCCGGATGCACGCGGGTGCGGACGACGCCGACGAGCTGGTGGAGGCCGTCCACCGGATCATGGCGTTCGCGGACCGCAAGCGCCGGCTGCGCGTACGGGCCAACGCCGACAACGCCGAGGACGCGCTGCGCGCCCGTCGCTTCGGCGCCCAGGGCATCGGTCTCTGCCGTACGGAGCACATGTTCCTCGGCGACCGGCGTGAGCTGGTGGAGCGGCTGATCCTGGCGGACACCGAGGCCGAGCGCGAGGACTCCCTCAAGGAGCTGCTGCCGCTCCAGAAGAAGGACTTCGTCGAGCTGTTCGAGGCGATGGACGGGCTGCCGGTGACGGTCCGGCTCCTCGACCCGCCGCTGCACGAGTTCCTCCCCGACATCACCGAGCTGTCGGTCCGGGTCGCCCTCGCGGAGTCCCGCCAGGAGCCGCACGAGAACGAACTGCGCCTGCTCCAGGCGGTACACCGGCTGCACGAGCAGAACCCGATGCTGGGTCTGCGCGGCGTACGCCTCGGCCTGGTCATCCCCGGTCTGTTCACCATGCAGGTCCGCGCGATCGCCGAGGCCGCGGCCGAGCGCAAGAACGCAAAGGGCGACCCGCGCGCGGAGATCATGATCCCGCTCGTCGGCACCGTCCAGGAGCTGGAGATCGTCCGCGAGGAGGCCGACCAGGTCGTCGCGGAGGTCGAGGCGGCGACGGGTACTTCGCTCAAGCTGGCCATCGGCACGATGATCGAGCTCCCGCGGGCGGCCCTCACGGCCGGTCAGATCGCGGAGGCGGCGGAGTTCTTCAGCTTCGGCACGAACGACCTGACCCAGACGGTGTGGGGCTTCAGCCGGGACGACGTGGAGGCTTCGTTCTTCACCGCGTACCTGGAGAAGGGCATCTTCGGGGTCAGCCCCTTCGAGACGATCGACAAGGACGGCGTGGGCTCGCTGGTGAAGTCCGCCGCCGAGGCGGGCCGGGCGACTCGTCCCGACCTCAAGCTCGGCGTCTGCGGCGAGCACGGCGGTGACCCGGAGTCGGTCCACTTCTTCCACGAGGTGGGTCTGGACTACGTCTCCTGCTCCCCGTTCCGCATCCCGGTCGCCCGCCTCGAAGCGGGTCGCGCGGCCACCCAGTCGGAGGGCAGCGACCACCGCTGA
- a CDS encoding DUF6009 family protein translates to MENRKALEHEDGIVWTEDIERFDYVRQSVELSAGTRRRPVQWRGTGRRVGYAVLRPDAPSGDVPGNFVRRVFWVKEYDRSEQPNGTYRHSAPSEAVDPRTVAPGVWGKLTERAWGAPLPEA, encoded by the coding sequence GTGGAGAACCGCAAGGCTCTGGAGCACGAGGACGGCATCGTGTGGACAGAAGACATCGAACGGTTCGACTACGTTCGGCAGTCCGTGGAGCTGTCCGCAGGGACGCGACGACGCCCCGTACAGTGGCGAGGAACCGGACGGCGGGTTGGCTACGCCGTGCTTCGTCCCGATGCTCCCAGCGGAGACGTACCCGGCAATTTCGTGCGGCGGGTCTTTTGGGTCAAGGAGTACGACAGGTCTGAACAGCCGAACGGTACGTACAGGCACTCTGCGCCAAGTGAGGCAGTCGATCCACGGACCGTAGCTCCGGGAGTCTGGGGGAAGCTCACTGAACGCGCATGGGGCGCGCCCCTTCCTGAGGCGTAA
- a CDS encoding XRE family transcriptional regulator — MYVSEWENGKRTLSDRYAGILRKLLGVTDAELRGAVPAPVAASVDGYDELLSRIDAAGSVGESMVQAFNDQTELLRTMDRQRGAAGLVDQMTGHLAALEDALNFAVLPSARRPVALALAGASTLAAWQAIDSGAVERAWRHYELAKRAAHDAEAPMYLAHAMAEQAYVLCEAGRPALGVDLVRDARRTVGHSGSARLRAWLHAAEAEMCAYAGMPDDSRRALDAALAIIPAGPEDRDPDMLSIFLNGTHLARWQGNVLAMLGDSDAVTSLYRALEDMDPSFVRARAGLHTDLAHAHLTRAEYDDAHTHLRQARLLAGRTSSVRQRRRVDMLSARL; from the coding sequence GTGTACGTGTCGGAGTGGGAGAACGGGAAGCGCACGCTCTCGGACCGGTATGCGGGGATTCTGCGGAAGCTCCTCGGCGTCACTGACGCGGAGCTGAGGGGTGCTGTACCGGCGCCGGTGGCCGCTTCGGTCGACGGCTACGACGAACTGCTCAGCCGGATTGATGCGGCCGGCAGTGTCGGAGAGTCCATGGTGCAGGCGTTCAACGACCAGACGGAGTTACTCCGCACCATGGACAGGCAGAGGGGCGCGGCCGGTCTGGTCGACCAGATGACAGGGCACCTTGCCGCACTGGAAGACGCGCTCAACTTCGCCGTGCTGCCGTCCGCACGCCGACCTGTTGCCCTGGCCCTCGCGGGTGCGTCGACCCTCGCGGCGTGGCAGGCCATCGACTCCGGAGCGGTCGAACGGGCATGGCGCCACTACGAACTCGCGAAGCGAGCGGCGCATGACGCTGAGGCTCCGATGTACCTCGCCCACGCCATGGCGGAACAGGCGTACGTGCTCTGCGAGGCCGGTCGACCTGCCCTCGGGGTCGACCTCGTACGGGACGCGCGGCGCACCGTTGGCCATTCGGGTTCAGCCCGATTGCGGGCGTGGCTTCACGCGGCTGAAGCGGAGATGTGCGCATACGCCGGTATGCCGGACGACTCCCGACGGGCGCTCGATGCGGCCCTGGCCATCATCCCGGCCGGACCGGAAGACAGGGACCCGGACATGCTGAGCATCTTCTTGAACGGCACCCACCTTGCCCGGTGGCAAGGCAACGTGCTCGCCATGCTCGGTGACAGCGACGCGGTCACGAGTTTGTACAGAGCGCTGGAAGACATGGATCCGTCGTTCGTCCGGGCGCGCGCTGGACTGCACACGGACTTGGCGCACGCGCACCTGACGCGAGCCGAATACGACGACGCCCACACTCATCTGAGGCAGGCCCGGCTATTGGCGGGCCGCACCAGTTCGGTGCGGCAGCGCCGTCGTGTCGACATGCTTAGCGCGCGGCTGTGA